The following coding sequences lie in one Criblamydia sequanensis CRIB-18 genomic window:
- a CDS encoding PhoH family protein: MSHKTFVLDTNVLLHDPESILKFPKSKIILPITVIEELDTMKRLPNELGKNSRAIFRLLVDLSLKKKGDFHQGIELENEAVISIHLNDSLLPGHLPLAKSDNRIIACAYHLKSEGQKVVFVSKDFAARIKAEALGIEAEDYENLKFAYTVLYKGIEHIETEKINIDTFFKDGSLKLENLVSKPNEYYVLTSPEHSSAVAKFDKKDGKLKPLLKVPNIWGIHPKNVEQKCAVDLLLRDDIKLVTMIGTAGTGKTLLALACGLRKVFDEGVYTKILISRPVVPLGRDIGYLPGTKEEKLFHWMQPIYDNLEFLCSSSGNESSETLQWVLDSKKIELEAVTYIRGRSLPKMYIIVDEAQNLTPHEVKTIISRAGEETKVILTGDPTQIDNPYLDKDSNGLTYVVGKFADEPIYGQIFLTKTERSELAAKAAEIL, from the coding sequence TTGAGCCATAAGACCTTTGTCCTAGATACCAACGTCCTCCTCCACGACCCCGAATCTATCTTAAAATTTCCTAAGTCTAAAATCATACTCCCGATAACTGTGATTGAAGAGCTCGATACGATGAAAAGGCTCCCCAATGAGTTGGGGAAGAATTCAAGGGCCATCTTCCGCCTTCTTGTGGACTTGAGCCTAAAGAAAAAAGGAGATTTCCATCAGGGAATCGAACTTGAGAATGAAGCTGTTATTTCGATCCATCTAAATGATTCCCTGCTTCCCGGCCATTTGCCTCTTGCCAAAAGCGATAACCGCATCATTGCTTGCGCCTACCATTTAAAGTCGGAAGGGCAAAAAGTGGTTTTCGTCTCTAAAGACTTTGCGGCAAGAATAAAAGCCGAAGCGCTTGGCATAGAAGCTGAAGATTATGAGAATTTGAAGTTTGCTTATACCGTTCTCTATAAAGGGATTGAGCATATAGAAACGGAAAAAATAAATATTGATACCTTTTTTAAAGACGGCAGCCTAAAGCTTGAAAATCTCGTTTCTAAACCTAATGAATACTATGTCCTGACCTCTCCTGAACATTCTTCTGCCGTCGCTAAATTTGACAAAAAGGATGGGAAATTAAAGCCTTTATTAAAAGTTCCGAACATTTGGGGGATCCATCCTAAAAATGTTGAGCAGAAATGTGCGGTTGATCTTCTTTTAAGAGACGACATTAAGCTTGTCACCATGATTGGAACTGCCGGGACAGGTAAAACGCTTCTTGCGCTTGCCTGCGGTCTTAGGAAAGTGTTCGATGAGGGCGTCTACACTAAAATTCTTATCAGCCGCCCTGTAGTTCCCTTAGGGAGAGATATCGGTTATCTTCCGGGAACTAAGGAAGAAAAGCTCTTTCACTGGATGCAGCCGATTTATGATAACCTTGAATTTTTATGCTCATCTTCCGGCAATGAGTCTTCAGAGACCTTGCAATGGGTTTTAGACAGTAAAAAAATTGAATTGGAGGCTGTGACCTATATTAGAGGCCGATCTCTTCCAAAAATGTACATTATTGTCGATGAAGCGCAAAACCTAACGCCCCATGAAGTGAAAACGATTATCTCAAGAGCCGGTGAAGAGACAAAGGTTATCTTAACCGGAGACCCGACCCAGATTGATAACCCCTACCTTGACAAAGACTCCAATGGCCTAACTTATGTCGTCGGAAAATTTGCCGATGAGCCAATCTATGGGCAAATATTTTTAACTAAAACTGAGCGCTCAGAGCTTGCGGCCAAAGCCGCTGAAATTCTCTAA
- a CDS encoding CesT family type III secretion system chaperone, with protein MSFENAKDNLKEFGKELGLEGLEFDENNTCILGIDDEFSLHITYEPNSKRLYLYSPLLDGLPRDDKTRLKLYEKLLEGSMLGGQMAGGGCGVAVKEELILLHCTIDMEQAVSAALRAFAPLFVETVEKWRKICRDISEGREPSDTRGSGQPSTGTGVGTPRPGMSGKPGEGYIKI; from the coding sequence ATGTCTTTTGAAAACGCCAAAGACAACTTGAAAGAGTTCGGCAAAGAGCTGGGCCTTGAAGGTTTGGAGTTTGATGAAAACAACACCTGTATTCTTGGAATTGACGATGAGTTTTCGCTACATATAACTTATGAGCCAAATTCTAAGAGACTTTATCTTTACTCACCACTCTTAGATGGTCTTCCAAGAGATGATAAGACAAGGCTTAAGCTTTATGAAAAACTCCTCGAAGGTTCCATGCTTGGCGGCCAAATGGCCGGCGGCGGTTGCGGTGTTGCTGTTAAAGAAGAGTTAATTCTTCTTCACTGCACAATTGACATGGAGCAAGCAGTTTCTGCAGCTCTTCGTGCGTTTGCTCCTTTATTTGTTGAAACTGTTGAAAAATGGCGTAAAATTTGCCGCGACATTTCAGAAGGAAGAGAGCCATCGGATACTCGGGGCAGCGGTCAGCCAAGTACTGGAACCGGTGTTGGAACTCCAAGACCCGGAATGTCCGGTAAACCTGGCGAAGGTTATATCAAAATCTAA
- the ssb gene encoding single-stranded DNA-binding protein: MIILHIMGHLGADPEMRYTTKGQKVWTLRVASKSRKGGQEETIWWRITIWGDAYDKMLAHFKKGSGIYIIAEMSKLEMYTDKNGEKQVSYEATAKSIHFPPFSDRNNEEGGEERRSAAAQVPAAGKYSSSSENPYTHQIASGSRAESFDDDEPMPF, encoded by the coding sequence ATGATTATTCTGCATATTATGGGCCATCTTGGAGCAGACCCTGAGATGCGTTACACAACCAAAGGACAAAAAGTATGGACCTTGCGTGTGGCTTCAAAATCTCGTAAAGGCGGCCAAGAAGAAACCATTTGGTGGAGAATTACCATTTGGGGAGATGCTTATGATAAAATGCTCGCGCACTTTAAAAAGGGAAGCGGTATTTACATAATTGCTGAAATGAGCAAGCTTGAGATGTATACCGATAAGAACGGGGAAAAACAAGTTTCTTATGAAGCTACAGCTAAAAGCATCCATTTCCCGCCCTTTAGCGATAGAAATAATGAAGAAGGCGGAGAAGAGAGAAGAAGCGCTGCAGCTCAAGTGCCGGCTGCCGGTAAGTACTCCTCCTCTTCAGAGAACCCTTATACCCATCAAATTGCAAG